The nucleotide sequence TGAGGCGCGGTTTTTCGACCGAGTCGGATCTCGTCGACCTTCTCGGAGACGACTTCCATGAAGGGACCCGCGAGGATCATCCCCACTGCGGTGAACGTGAAGATGAGAACGAGCGAGAAGACCGCCGCGATGACGAAACCGAGCGCGTAGAACGCGAGCTTCATGTACCAGGTTTCGGGATCCTGGAAGATCCAGTGCAGAAGCGCCGAGAGGTTCGAATAGAAGAACCATGCGCCGAGGCTGTACACGAGCGTGTTGATCGCGACGGGAACCGCGAAGTACTTCATGAGCTTCGGATTGGCACGCATGAAGCGGACACCGTCGAGCGGCGCGGCGAGTCCCATGCGAAACGGCGTCAGCGCCTCCACCTCACGCCTCCAGGCCGAACAATCCGGACAGATCGTTCCACAGCGCGATGAGGTCTTCGAGCACCTGACGGATTCCCTGCGGATCGGGGTCGGCGAAGAAGGAACCGATGTCGATCGCCAGAAAGTCCGGAATCTCCTCGATGGCGAGCGTGAAGGGCTCGTCGATCAGCACGATCGGCAGCACGCCGAGGTACTGGAGCAAGTCGTTCGCCGACGAAAGATGAAACGGATTGGGCTCGAAGTGATCGACGTCGGCCGCGGAACCGTCCTTGAACGCGGCGCCGAGATCGCGCGCGAGGACGCGGATCGCCCACACGAGTTCGGGATCGAGCGTGATCGCGTCGCCGATCATCACGGGATCGATGCCGTCGTTGTAGACGCCGTCGAAGTCGGTGTCGAAATAACGGAGCTGGTCGTCGATCTGCTGGTCGCGCTCGTACGCGAGCTGCACAAACGCCCGGTCGATCCGCTCGAATGCGTTGCCGAAGTCGATGCCGACCTGCTGCATGAATGCCGCGCCGTCGGGGCCTTCGAGCGTCAGCAGATCCGGCGTCTCGGGATTCGCGAGCAGGTCCTCGAGAAAGGCGAGATACATGTCGATGGTCGTGATCGTGTCCGCGCCGTCGGGGACCGTCGGCAGCGCGAGCGACGCGATGTCGATGTCGATGTTGTGCGCCAGCAGGAAATTCAGCAGGCCGTTCATGATCGCGCTGACCGCGCCGATCATGTGCAGGTCGGCCTTGTCGAACTCGCCGCCGAGATTCACCAGCTCGATCTCCATGACCGAGATGCGATATCGCTCGAGATCGAATCGAAAATCGGGTTCCTCGGCGAGCTCGGCGTACAGTCTCTCGGACTGGCTGATCTTGCCGACCAGCACGTCGTCGAGAAATTCGTGGAGCAGATCGCTGAATCCGGGTTTGGTTTCGGCGGCGGCCTTGGCATAGGTCTGCGCGGACGTCGAGCCGAACCCGAACGAGGAGAGCGTGGTGACGAGCTCGTCGATCAGGTTGGTGAACGACATGACGTCGGCGAGAATCGCGCCGAATCGCGCGTCGGTGCTCGTCTCGTCGATTTTCAGGGCCGCATTGAACGCGTCCGACGCGGCGGCACCGTTGCCCTCGACGAGATAACCTTTGCCGATCGAGACGATCTCCTCGAGGCTCGGGTCTTCCTCGGTGTCGAATTTGTATCCGCAGGCCGACAGGCAGACCAGCAACGCGGCCAGTCCGGCGATCATCCACGCACGACGCACGGGCGACCTCTTTTCATGGAAGGAGCGATGCGCCCGACCGGCGCGGCTCATGACGCGAAATGTTTTCCCGTTTTTGCGTCAGTGCGTCAAGCACGCCAGCGTGTCGAAGATCGTGCCCGGGTAATCGAGGCAGACGACGATATCGGTCAGGGCGTCCTTGAAGGCGTTTGCGTCGGGATTCCGGAAAAACGCCCCCAGGTCGATGCTCGTCGTGGGCAGGATCGGAGGCAGGACAAAATCGTCCGGCCATACGTCGTTGAGTGCGGACAGGTCGAAGGCGTTGGACGCCTCCGGATCGATATCGAGTTCCGTTTCGTCCCAAAAACTCGCGCCGGCCAGATTCAGCATCTCGACGACGAGCGGCATCCACATCATCAGACCGTCGGACATCGGGTCCAGATTCCCAAGGATGTATGCTTCGCCCGTGTCTCGCGCGCCGTTGCCGTTGGCGTCGTCGTAACCGAGCGGCCCGTCCGGATCGGAGACCGTCGCCAGCGCCTCGGCCAAATGGAGCGCACCCTGCCCGAATGCGAGCCCGGCACGGGGCATCCGCCACTCGGCCTGCGGATTGGCGAGCAGGAAGTTCGGGAACTCGGGATCGGTCAGGAATCCCTCGATCATGTGCAGCAGGCGTTCGTTGTATTCGTCGGCGTCCATCGAGTCCGCGTCCAGGTTCATGAAGTCCATGAGCGCCGCGAAGTCGAAGTTCAGGTCCACCGCGAGGGCCATGTCGATTCCGCCGCGCAGGAACCGCGTGACGGCATCGATGAACAGAATGTCCGCCCGATCCCACGTCCCCGAAAAGACCAGAAACTCCTCTCCCTGAAGTCGAAGCGGAATCGACCCGACTTCAAAGGTCAAGGAATCGTCGGCAATCGCCGTATCGATGTGCCCGATCATGAGATCGAGGTGGTCGTCGAAGATCTGGTCGATGAACATCTGAATCACGCGACCGGGACCCGGCGCCACTTCGTCGGCGACGCTTCCGTGATCCCCGGAATCCGACCCCGATTTGACGGCGGACTTGGCCGCCGCGCCCGACTCATCCGGCGACAGTGCACCGGCGAAGTTCACACCCTGGTCCGCGAAATTCACGATCTGCAGGACATCGGCAAGCACGAGCCCGAAGTTCGCCTGCGCGTCGCCGGGGCGAACGCGGTCCGCTTCTTCGAAATAGACGTACGCGTCGTCGCCCTGCCCGTCTTCCAGCGCCTGCTTGCCGGCCGACATGAGCACATCGTAATCGGGGTCCGGAGGCGTGCCCTCGATGGACTCCCCGCATCCCGCGGCCAGCAGCAGAATCAGGCAGAATCCGTGAATCCACGCACGCGCCATGCGAAGAACCCCCCACACCGATCCGAATGAATTGATGGGTTATTTCACATTGCCGCAAGTCGTGTCAAACAGGCGCGCGTCGCGCTATTTCGTTTGAATCCACGCTTGATAGGCCGAACGCCACGACTGGTAATCCGCGAGCGCCTGCCCGCCGCCGTGGTGCCGGTTCAGGTGCGTTTCCCAACTCTTCCCGTGAAACACCACGTTGTCCATCAGCGTCGGCAACGCGGTCGACGTCGCCTTGTTCACGACAAACAGAATTTCTCCGAGATCGCCGCCGGGGTGGCTGTCCACGTAGTAGACCACGTCCGTACGCATCCGGTCCGCCTCGGTCTTGCGAAACTCGGGCGGCAGCGGCGCGATGCGCCACGCGCCCTGGTTTTTCTTCAGCTCGACGGCCTTGTGCTTGTATTCGATCATGTTCACGTTCTGGCCGGTCTTGCAGCACTCGCCCATGCCGGCGAGCTTCCACGCCGCCTCCCACGGAAACGCCGATTGGTCCTCGTCATGGCGAACGCACATGCGACGCGGCGCGACGAACGGCATCACCAGAAGCTGGTACATGATCGGTTCGCCGTTTTCGACGCACGTCGCCGCGTCGAAGACATACGGCAACAACGTCTTGCGCTTGTCGGCGAGACTCCCCGACGCCGGATACGCGTCGTCCACGAGGTCGAGGTGCTCCATGTCGGTGATGACCATCCAGGTCGTGACGGGATCGAAGGGCGCGAAAAAGCGCATCCACCCGGCTTTCAGTCCGCCGTCGGAGTCCAGCAGTTTCGCCACCGGCTTGCCGGCGTAAAGCTTCGTCGTTTCCTCGACGGAAAGCCCCACATCCGGAATTTCGACGCGAAACCCGGCGTTGCGTTCCGCGAATGTCGGCACCGTCCACACCGTCGACTTCGCCGCGAATGCGAGCCCCGCCACGAGAGCGACGAGACCGACCGCGAAAACAAACCGTTTCGACATGGCTAACTCCAAAGCCGCGCGGGCGCGGCGGGATCGAGAAAGCGAAGAGCGTTCTCGCGGTAGATGAGCGGCAGATGCTCCCCGGCGAAGGGGTAGCGCCCGACACTGTCGATGGCTTCCTGATAAGCATACGGCACGTTCGGCCAGTCCGATCCGAAGCACACGCGATCCGCGTTGCGGGCCAGGCGCTCCTCGTCGCCGCGCCAGGTGTTTTCGAACAGCGTCGTGCGCGTGTTCACCATGGTCGTGTCGAGAAACATGTTCGGGCAGTCGTCCAGCATTGCGAGAAAGTCGCCGAACTCCGGTGCGCCCATGTGCGGAACGCAGATCCGCAGGTCGGGAAATCGGCGCATCAGCTTCGCGAAATGCGGCACGCCGACAAATTCGTTCGCGACCGGCCCCGAGCCGATGTGCATGGTGATCGGGATTCGGCCCTCGCGGCAGGGCTCATAGAGTGCGTCGAGACGTGGATCGTTGACATCGAAGCGCTGCACGAGCGGCTGGAACTTGAAGCCGTGGATGTGCGGCGACGCGAGCGCTTCTTCGATCGTTTCGCGCAGGTCTTCGTCGTCCGGGTGAACGCTCGCGAAGGGTCGGAAGAGCGGCGCGCGCGCGCCCACCTCCATCATGAAGCGATTGAGCGACCGCGCTACGCCGGGCTTGTGCGGATACGACAGCCCTACCGCCGCGACGACGCCGTGAGCCGCGAGGGTCGCGGCGATGTCCTCGACGTACTCGCGATGCACGGGCCAGTCGCGTGTCTCGAAGTACTCCCACACGGCCTCGAACATGCGTCGTGGAAATACGTGCGTGTGCAGATCGACGATTCCGCCCGGGAATGCGGTCGTCATCGAGATTCCCCGGCGCCGCGTGCCGCCGGTTTGATCATTTCGCGCGCCGCGGCCAGCGCCGCGTCCGTCACATCGAGTCCCGCGAGCATTCGCGCGATCTCCTGTTCCCGTTCTCGACCTTCCACCTCGCGCGTCGTCGTCACCGTCCGTCCCCTGCTCGTCTCTTTTTTCACCACGACGTGCCGATCGGCGAAACCGGCGATCTGCGGCAGATGCGTGATGCAAAGGACCTGATGATCGCGCGCGATGGCGGCGAGCTTGAGCCCCACGATTTCGGCCTGCGCGCCGCCGAGCCCCGAATCGACCTCGTCGAAGACCTGGCAGGGTACGCCGTCCGCGGCCGCGAGGCTGTTCTTGATCGCGAGCAGAATGCGCGAGAGCTCGCCGCCGGAGGCCACGCGGGCCAGCGCGCGCGGCGTTTCGCCCGCGTTGGCCGACAGAAACATTTCGGCGCGTTCCGCACCGTTCTCGTCGATGCGCTGTCCGTCGATTTCGATTCCCGCCCCGGCGGGCAGCGGCTCGAAACGCACCTCGAACTTCGCACCCTTCATTCCGAGATCCGCGAGCTCGGCCTGAACGCGGCGAGCGAGTTTTGTCGCGGCGGCGCGCCGGACCTCGCTCAGCCGATTCGCGGCGGCCGTCAGCTTTTCTTCGGCCGCGCGCGACTCCTTCTCCGCGCCGACGATGGCCGCGTCGAGCGACGAAATTTCGGCCAATTCGCGACTCGCCCCTTCGAACGTGTCCAGCACCGCGCCCAGCGAACCGCCGTATTTTTTCGACAGCATCCGCATGGCGTCGAGACGTTCGTCGATGCGCTCAAGTTCGCCCGGTTCGAGTTCCAACGATTCGAGATATCCCTGCGCGGCGCGTCCGGCATCTTCAGCGGCGGCCGCAAGCGTGGCCAGCGCCTGCGCCATCGGTTCGAAACTCGGATCGATCGCGAGTGCGTCCTCGACCTGCCGCTGCAACCGCCCCGAGCGTTCGGAAATCGACCGCTCCTGCTCCCAGCACTCGGCCAGCACCGATTTCGCCGCCGCTCCCAGCTTCTCGGCGGAGACCAGGACGCGACGTCGATCGCGCAGTCGCTCGTCCTCGCCCCGCTCGAAACCCGACCCCTCGATTTCGCGAATGACAAAGCGAAGGTAATCCGCCCGCGCGGTCGCCTGGCGTTCGCGATCACGCAGGGACGCCAGTCGGTCCCGCGCCGCCACCACGGTCCTATAGCCCTCCACGACCGGCTCGCGAACGTGGGGAGCGGACCCGAATTCATCGAGGATGTTCAGATGCGTTTCGGACGAGAGCAGTCCCTTCGAGTCGTGCTGACCCGAAATGGCGACGAGCGCGTCGCCGATCGCCGCGAGCTGCGCCAGCGTGGCGGTTCGTCCGCCCATGAAAACGCGATTCGGCCCGTTCGCAGTGATGACGCGGCGGATGATGAGCCGCCCGCCCTCCACGAGACCCTGCGCTTCCAGATCGGCGAGCAGCACGGGCACGGTCGTGAGATCGAAAATCGCCTCGACCTCGGCGCTCTTCTCGCCGTGGCGAATCGCGTCGGCGCTCGCGCGACCGCCGACGGCGAGGTTCAGCGCGCCGACCAGGATCGACTTGCCCGCGCCGGTCTCGCCGGTCAGTACATTGAGCCCGGGGCCGAGCGGGAGTGTGAGATCGTCGATGATCGCGAGATGCCGGACGGTGAATTCGACGAGCAACGCCGCCTCCGGCTACGCCTCACCCCAACGCAGTTTGTCTCGAAGCACTTCGAAATAGCTCCGGTTGGGGCTGACGAGCTTGGTGAGGCGGGATTCGGAACGGCGCACGGTGAGGCGACCGCCCACGTCGAAGTGCGTAAATCGATGACCGTCCGCGGTGACGAGGACTTCGCGGTTTCGCGACGTGACCTCGATGTGCACCTCGCGATCGGCCGGGATGAGCATCGGACGAAACGTGAGACTATGCGGGCAGATCGGCGTGAGCAGGATTGTCTGCATGGCCGGGTGAAGTATCGGCCCGCCCGCCGATAGGCTGTACGCCGTCGAACCGGTCGGTGTCGAAATGATGAGGCCGTCTCCCCGCACGAGCGTCACGAGGACGTCGTCAACCATCACCCGCAGCTCGATAACGCGCGCCTCATCGGATTTGTTGACGACGAACTCGTTGAGCACGGATCGGTGAAGAGGCGGGCCGCCGTCGACCCGATACTCTCCGTCGAGCATCATGTGCTCGCGCGTCCGCAATTCCCCGGCGAGGGCGAGGCGAAGCGTGTCGTAGAGTTCGCCGATACCGACCTCGGTGAGAAACCCGAGTCGCCCGAAGTTGACGCCGAGCACGGGGACGTCGCGTTCCTTGGCCAATTGCGACGCGGCCAGGAAGGTGCCGTCGCCGCCGAGCACGACGAAGACATCCGCGCGATTCGCGAGTTCTTCGGAATCGACGCCGTGGTCGATCCCGTACCGGGACAGTTCCGTCAGATAGAGCGGTTCGACGCCGTTTTCACGGCACCATGAGATGAGCGTCCGCGCCGCTTCGCCGGCATGAGGGTTGGCACGAATCACCAGGATTCCGACGCACTTCACAGGGCCGCTCCGGTCGAATTCGCGACACCCTAGCAAAGTCGGTCCACGCGGGAAAGGGCCGCCCGCCTCGTTTCGCCGGCTCGCAACCCGGGTTACATGGGCGGCACGGAACGAACGATCGACGCGTGATATCCGCCGGTGTCGGGATCGCGCTCGGTCAGATCGAGTTGGCGGTCTTCCAGCACGTCGTTGCCGTCGCGGTCGCGCAGCACCTTGACCGTCGGCCGAAAGACGTCGCCGCGCGACGCATCGACCACGAGCGCGGTTTCTTCCGTCGTGAGCTGAACGTACGTGCCGGGGGGATACATCCCGAGTGCGACCAGAAAGTGCGCCAGCATGCGCGGCTCGAATTCCGCGCCCGCCATCTTGATCATGCGCAGCGGAATCTGCTCCGGATGCGTGTAGACGGAACCATGCATGAGATTGTCGTAGATGCTGGCCATCGAGATGATCGCCGCCGCGGTGCTCATCGCGCGCTTGTCGGCCAGGTGCGGGAATCCCTCGCCGTTGAACTGGCGATGGTGCTCGAACACCGCGATCTCGGCGAGCAGCGGCACGCCGGGAATCGAACGCAGGATGCCGAGCCCGCGGATCGGGTGCTCCACGTAGATCCGATTGTCGTCGGAGATGAGCACCACGCCGTCCCTCGTCTTCGGCGGGATATCCATGAGACCGATGTCGTGCAGCAACCCGGCGGTCACGACATCCGGCAGCAACGTCGGGGACACGCCCATGGCCCGCGACGCAAGGTACGCGATGATCGCGGTGTTGATGCTGTGCGCGAACAGGTCGTCGGTGGCGTGCCGCGTGTGCAGTCGCGACGCCACGGCGAAGGAGTCGACCTGCATCGCCGCGACGAGCCGGTCGCGCAGCTGATTGAGCAGGTCGAGCGTCGGCGTTCGCCGGGGGTCCACCAACGAAAGGCCGAATGCCTTGAGCGCCTGCTTGAGCGACGCGTAGATGTCGCGGGCTTCATCGGTATCGGTCGAGACGATCGCTCCGCCCTTGGCGATGTCCACGCGTTGGATGATGAGGTTCTTGATGCCGACGCCGGCCAGCGCGGTCATCGGGTCGCCGCCCTTGTCCCAGATCTCGTGCGGCGCGAGCACGAGACCGAAGAATGCCACGATCTCCGCCGGCGTCACGCCTTTGCGCACGGTGAGCGAGTCGATCTGCCGACCCGCGAGCGTCTTGTAGAGCGGCTGCACGTGCGGCATCAGGCGCGAGAGCGGCACGCGGTCGTACACGAACTCGCCGCCGAGCAGGACGATCGTCCACGATTCGTCGTGTTCAAGGTGGTCGCGCATCTGCGCAATCACCTTCTGGCTGCTCGTCGTGAGAAGCGGGTGCCCCTCGGGGTAGAGGGTCCTGCTGCGCATCGTGAGCGTCAGAGACTTCAGGATCTCCTCGGTGTGACGAAGTCGCGTCCGCTGGTCCTGCCCGGTCCCCGTGAGTACCCCGCTCATGGCGTATCCTCTACCGCGTCGTGCCGACGACCGAGACAATCGAGGCAGATCTGCCGGATCGACTTGTTCCAGCTCTTCGAACCGCGCACGAGCGCCTGCACGGCCTCCGCGCCATCGAACCTCGTCAGGGCGTCGGCGGCGGCGCGCACGACCGTCTCGCTGTGTCGCGACAGAAGTCCGCCATTGACATAAGACCCGAGCGTGGGAATCGCCACTTTGACGCGGATTCCGCCGAGGGCTTTGATCGCGAGCAACTCGGCCTGCTCGTCGCCGAAAAACGGCGGCTTCTCCGAGAGCTGTTTCACCAGGAATTCAGCACCCCGGTGCGAGTCTGTGAAGTGCGCCATGGAGAGAATCGCCTGATGGCGGACCGATGAATCACCATCCCGGACCAGGCGGATGAGGGTTTCAATCGCGGTGCCGTCTTTGGATACCCCGAGCGCGCGGGCGACTTCCTTGCGCACGCGGACTTCCTGGTGACGAGAGGGTTTGTCGAGGAGTTCCACCATGTCTTCGGGTTTGAGACGCGCGATCACCGCGACCATATTGCGTACGACGTACCAGAGCGGATGACCGAGGTATCCCGTCGCCTTTTCCACGCACTTGTCGCCGGCCTCGCCGAGGACGTCGATCAGGATCGCACGCGTCGCCCGGTGGTCCTCGCGGGTGAGCGCGTCGAAGACGGCGTCCCACGCGGCCGGCCCCATCGCCGTCAGGATCCGCGAAATCGCCGGACTCTCCTCCTTGCCCCACTCGTTGAGAGCACGAACCAGATCGCCAGTCAGTTCGGGCTTCCGGATGCGCACCAAAACGCCACGCGCCACCCGTTGCGAGAGTTCGTGGTCGTTTTTCTTCGACGCGTGTTTTCTCAGAAGCCGAATCGCGCGGTCGGCGAGCGCATAGCGACCCGTTTCGATGAGAGTCAGGATCCGCTCGTCCATGCCCAGCGCGTAGAACTCGTAGGCGTCGTTGCCCCGGGCGAGTTCGAGCAAATCGACAAGGTTGTCGGTCGCCCTCTCCTCCATCACCGGTTCGGCCATCTGGCGCAGGATCTCGGGCATCTCGACGTACATGTTTTCGATGTACTCGTAGATCGGCATCTCGCGGGACACCTGATCGCCCTGCGTGCCGGAGATCGTCTCGGCGAGCCGTTTCATCCCCGCGCGATCCTGGGGGAGCTGCTGGGCGCGGTTCATCTTCTCGGCGAAGCGCGTGTCGTGGCGCAGGTCGAAGTCGGCCACGATGCGCCCGATCTCACCCAGAATCTCGGTCTCGTTTCGGGCGTTGACGTAATATTGATAGGTCTTCAGGAACTCGGCGTCCGACGAATAGTCGGGGTGCAGCCCCTCGAAGAGCGACTGCGCGATCTGGCGCGACCGGTAGGCGGCGAGATGCTCGGCGACCGACTGCCCGAAGATCGTGCGGTCCAAGTTCGCGTGATCTTTGTCGAGACGCACCGCGTGTTGCATGACGATATAGCGGGTGACCGGGTTGAGGTGGTCGAGCGCGCGCTTCAAATCGTTTTGAAACACCGCCGCAGCCTCCGCGCCCTCGGCCTGCGAACCGGCGGCGAGCGAACCCATCATCTGAATGAACAGGTCGGCGGTTTTCGACGCCTCCTCGCGGTCCGCGTCGCGGGCGATCGCGCCGT is from Deltaproteobacteria bacterium and encodes:
- a CDS encoding amidohydrolase, which encodes MTTAFPGGIVDLHTHVFPRRMFEAVWEYFETRDWPVHREYVEDIAATLAAHGVVAAVGLSYPHKPGVARSLNRFMMEVGARAPLFRPFASVHPDDEDLRETIEEALASPHIHGFKFQPLVQRFDVNDPRLDALYEPCREGRIPITMHIGSGPVANEFVGVPHFAKLMRRFPDLRICVPHMGAPEFGDFLAMLDDCPNMFLDTTMVNTRTTLFENTWRGDEERLARNADRVCFGSDWPNVPYAYQEAIDSVGRYPFAGEHLPLIYRENALRFLDPAAPARLWS
- a CDS encoding HEAT repeat domain-containing protein: MVQSFHSNSPTSLVLSGFARLIKKHNMYPSGHPTVDRALDLLLLYFEQYFHQRPAMVINVGHDRLYVDGEERVGEEAVTTLSRALHQHSVSQIIFHQGVGRQELASFLNTLDVDPFEARQTGGYRKLLALKGITSVEITEIDYKISDGDLEVKLDALSDAEVWRRLSKGFAATHEKISAADLDFMRGLIQNAPRLASILDGAIARDADREEASKTADLFIQMMGSLAAGSQAEGAEAAAVFQNDLKRALDHLNPVTRYIVMQHAVRLDKDHANLDRTIFGQSVAEHLAAYRSRQIAQSLFEGLHPDYSSDAEFLKTYQYYVNARNETEILGEIGRIVADFDLRHDTRFAEKMNRAQQLPQDRAGMKRLAETISGTQGDQVSREMPIYEYIENMYVEMPEILRQMAEPVMEERATDNLVDLLELARGNDAYEFYALGMDERILTLIETGRYALADRAIRLLRKHASKKNDHELSQRVARGVLVRIRKPELTGDLVRALNEWGKEESPAISRILTAMGPAAWDAVFDALTREDHRATRAILIDVLGEAGDKCVEKATGYLGHPLWYVVRNMVAVIARLKPEDMVELLDKPSRHQEVRVRKEVARALGVSKDGTAIETLIRLVRDGDSSVRHQAILSMAHFTDSHRGAEFLVKQLSEKPPFFGDEQAELLAIKALGGIRVKVAIPTLGSYVNGGLLSRHSETVVRAAADALTRFDGAEAVQALVRGSKSWNKSIRQICLDCLGRRHDAVEDTP
- the recN gene encoding DNA repair protein RecN; this encodes MLVEFTVRHLAIIDDLTLPLGPGLNVLTGETGAGKSILVGALNLAVGGRASADAIRHGEKSAEVEAIFDLTTVPVLLADLEAQGLVEGGRLIIRRVITANGPNRVFMGGRTATLAQLAAIGDALVAISGQHDSKGLLSSETHLNILDEFGSAPHVREPVVEGYRTVVAARDRLASLRDRERQATARADYLRFVIREIEGSGFERGEDERLRDRRRVLVSAEKLGAAAKSVLAECWEQERSISERSGRLQRQVEDALAIDPSFEPMAQALATLAAAAEDAGRAAQGYLESLELEPGELERIDERLDAMRMLSKKYGGSLGAVLDTFEGASRELAEISSLDAAIVGAEKESRAAEEKLTAAANRLSEVRRAAATKLARRVQAELADLGMKGAKFEVRFEPLPAGAGIEIDGQRIDENGAERAEMFLSANAGETPRALARVASGGELSRILLAIKNSLAAADGVPCQVFDEVDSGLGGAQAEIVGLKLAAIARDHQVLCITHLPQIAGFADRHVVVKKETSRGRTVTTTREVEGREREQEIARMLAGLDVTDAALAAAREMIKPAARGAGESR
- a CDS encoding HD domain-containing protein: MSGVLTGTGQDQRTRLRHTEEILKSLTLTMRSRTLYPEGHPLLTTSSQKVIAQMRDHLEHDESWTIVLLGGEFVYDRVPLSRLMPHVQPLYKTLAGRQIDSLTVRKGVTPAEIVAFFGLVLAPHEIWDKGGDPMTALAGVGIKNLIIQRVDIAKGGAIVSTDTDEARDIYASLKQALKAFGLSLVDPRRTPTLDLLNQLRDRLVAAMQVDSFAVASRLHTRHATDDLFAHSINTAIIAYLASRAMGVSPTLLPDVVTAGLLHDIGLMDIPPKTRDGVVLISDDNRIYVEHPIRGLGILRSIPGVPLLAEIAVFEHHRQFNGEGFPHLADKRAMSTAAAIISMASIYDNLMHGSVYTHPEQIPLRMIKMAGAEFEPRMLAHFLVALGMYPPGTYVQLTTEETALVVDASRGDVFRPTVKVLRDRDGNDVLEDRQLDLTERDPDTGGYHASIVRSVPPM
- a CDS encoding NAD(+)/NADH kinase, with the protein product MKCVGILVIRANPHAGEAARTLISWCRENGVEPLYLTELSRYGIDHGVDSEELANRADVFVVLGGDGTFLAASQLAKERDVPVLGVNFGRLGFLTEVGIGELYDTLRLALAGELRTREHMMLDGEYRVDGGPPLHRSVLNEFVVNKSDEARVIELRVMVDDVLVTLVRGDGLIISTPTGSTAYSLSAGGPILHPAMQTILLTPICPHSLTFRPMLIPADREVHIEVTSRNREVLVTADGHRFTHFDVGGRLTVRRSESRLTKLVSPNRSYFEVLRDKLRWGEA